A region from the Muribaculum gordoncarteri genome encodes:
- a CDS encoding coiled-coil domain-containing protein, translating to MKRAFGFGSDDEYEEYEVDDVAVDNNYNSSDEPETLSPQPPAKVVVDVENIDFPLTAFDGLLEVFNNAQPDFIKNCIDIEAQRKYLYDSLDGSFKEYIEGIKSRLRQEGDSRIAQDRETLQAEIGKLQSRCAAVEGKEEQWTQQRLSADRQKRALADKVQELERRILELQAENEQYQLENKSLVNKVKASGVRENDLVEMRGQMDAMRQQLEKSKSENSNTELQEENARLISALERVEAELQEKQNDIQDLNRRITSMNVSSAMREAEVASLKKEVEKEVKERESKEELFKTRMSMSDNMINDLRNRLAQSRHEMEEHVNANNEINERYRSTLEELEACREELKEANDNLEIAADVQDKIEQCETIINKRNERISALKAEKESMTDQIARLEKENETLKTTIERNLHERAASETELRNEIETLKRVSEEAAATTPVNDKTRRRKKAPKISAIDESLNDTEWLIATPPEGVVAKATGVSSDSDFGYQEPQRKSAPDNSAQMSLF from the coding sequence TTGAAAAGAGCTTTCGGTTTTGGTAGCGACGACGAATACGAGGAGTATGAAGTCGATGATGTTGCCGTAGATAACAATTATAATTCAAGTGACGAGCCTGAAACATTGTCGCCTCAGCCACCTGCCAAAGTGGTTGTAGATGTGGAGAATATCGACTTTCCTCTTACTGCTTTTGACGGCCTTCTGGAGGTATTCAACAATGCACAGCCCGACTTCATCAAGAATTGTATCGACATAGAGGCTCAGCGTAAGTACCTGTATGATTCGCTCGACGGATCATTCAAGGAGTATATCGAAGGAATCAAGTCACGCCTTCGTCAGGAAGGCGATTCGCGCATAGCTCAAGACCGCGAAACGTTGCAGGCCGAAATCGGTAAATTGCAGTCACGTTGTGCAGCCGTTGAAGGAAAGGAAGAGCAATGGACGCAACAGCGGTTGAGTGCCGACCGACAGAAGCGCGCGTTGGCCGACAAGGTACAGGAGCTTGAACGCCGCATCCTTGAACTGCAAGCTGAGAACGAGCAGTATCAGCTCGAAAACAAAAGCCTTGTCAACAAGGTGAAGGCTTCGGGCGTGCGCGAGAATGACCTTGTAGAAATGCGAGGACAAATGGACGCAATGCGTCAGCAGCTTGAAAAGTCAAAGTCGGAAAACTCAAATACCGAATTGCAGGAGGAGAACGCAAGGTTGATTTCAGCCCTTGAACGCGTCGAGGCCGAGTTGCAGGAAAAGCAGAACGACATCCAGGATTTGAATCGCCGCATAACATCGATGAATGTTTCAAGTGCAATGCGTGAAGCCGAAGTCGCCTCGCTTAAAAAGGAGGTCGAGAAGGAGGTGAAGGAGCGTGAATCGAAGGAGGAACTGTTCAAGACCCGCATGTCAATGTCCGACAACATGATTAACGACCTTCGCAACCGATTGGCCCAGTCACGCCATGAAATGGAGGAGCATGTAAATGCCAATAACGAAATCAATGAGCGTTATCGTTCAACTCTTGAAGAGCTTGAAGCCTGTCGCGAGGAGTTGAAAGAGGCCAACGACAATCTTGAGATTGCAGCCGATGTCCAGGACAAGATTGAGCAGTGCGAGACAATCATAAACAAGCGTAACGAGCGCATAAGCGCGCTTAAGGCTGAAAAGGAGTCGATGACCGACCAAATCGCCCGGTTGGAGAAGGAAAATGAAACTCTGAAGACGACAATCGAGCGAAATCTTCACGAACGTGCCGCCTCTGAAACGGAGTTGCGCAATGAGATAGAAACCTTGAAGCGTGTATCGGAGGAAGCCGCTGCGACAACTCCGGTTAACGACAAGACCCGACGCCGTAAGAAGGCTCCTAAAATATCGGCGATAGATGAAAGCCTCAATGATACTGAATGGTTGATTGCAACGCCTCCCGAGGGTGTAGTCGCAAAGGCTACGGGCGTAAGCTCCGACTCCGACTTCGGTTATCAGGAACCGCAACGCAAGTCGGCTCCCGACAACTCGGCTCAGATGTCGCTCTTTTAA
- the miaA gene encoding tRNA (adenosine(37)-N6)-dimethylallyltransferase MiaA: MLKDLRTKLLVVTGPTASGKTARAVDLARHFDGEIISADSRQIYRGMDLGTGKDLDEYGTVPYHLIDICPAGYRYNLYEYLRDFDAVYDDIKGRGKLPIMCGGTGLYVESVISGVRLPEVPENRELRESLAGKSLDELTTILSKIKVLHNTTDVDSCKRAIRAIEIQHYYREHPDEAVLTEPHPMSDVTIIGVDIDRDSRRKRISARLKARLDSGMVDEVRRLIEQGVASDDLIYYGLEYKYLTRYVVGDMSYDDMVRELEIAIHQFAKRQMTWFRGMERRGYHIHWLPWDMPDVDFVESIEKIICNNGQS, encoded by the coding sequence ATGTTGAAGGATTTGAGGACTAAGCTGCTTGTCGTTACAGGCCCTACGGCCTCGGGCAAGACTGCTCGCGCCGTCGACCTTGCCCGTCACTTTGACGGGGAGATAATAAGTGCCGATTCCCGCCAGATTTATCGTGGCATGGATCTGGGTACGGGAAAGGACTTGGACGAATACGGCACAGTGCCTTATCACCTGATTGATATATGCCCGGCCGGCTATCGTTATAATCTCTACGAGTATCTGCGTGATTTCGATGCCGTGTACGACGACATTAAGGGTCGCGGAAAGCTACCCATAATGTGCGGAGGCACGGGATTGTATGTGGAGTCGGTGATAAGCGGAGTGAGATTGCCTGAAGTACCCGAAAACCGCGAGCTGCGCGAATCGCTTGCCGGAAAGTCGCTCGATGAGCTTACGACCATATTAAGCAAGATAAAGGTGCTGCACAACACTACCGATGTTGACAGCTGTAAGAGGGCCATACGCGCAATTGAGATTCAGCATTACTATCGCGAGCATCCCGATGAGGCGGTGCTGACCGAGCCGCATCCCATGAGCGATGTGACGATCATAGGCGTTGACATTGACCGCGATTCGAGGCGCAAACGCATATCGGCTCGTCTTAAAGCCCGTCTTGACTCGGGAATGGTCGATGAGGTGCGCCGGTTGATTGAGCAGGGAGTAGCTTCCGACGACTTGATATACTACGGACTTGAGTACAAGTATCTGACCCGTTACGTGGTGGGCGATATGAGTTATGACGACATGGTGCGCGAGCTTGAAATCGCGATACATCAGTTTGCCAAACGCCAGATGACTTGGTTCCGAGGCATGGAGCGCCGAGGTTATCACATACATTGGCTTCCGTGGGATATGCCCGATGTTGATTTTGTCGAATCGATAGAGAAAATAATTTGCAATAATGGACAGTCTTGA
- a CDS encoding Na+/H+ antiporter NhaC family protein has product MKSHQPSLVASLIPIAALISGLVAVIVTSGADAVQNMSQPILLTGALIALLIAIVFYRRPMKAFRIGLMKSASQILPTVPILLMIGTVSATWMLSGVVPTLIDYGLVALNPKMFLFTTCAVCALISVLSGSSWTTIATIGVAFMGIGTVWGYSPGWIAGAIISGAYFGDKISPLSDTTVLASSTCGVKLFPHIRYMMITTVPAIVIALAVFALVGILTPPTSQEQSSDMMHYLHATFNITPWTLLIPCATILLLVMKLGTTTTLALSTLLGVIGIFLFQPSLLSTIEGTDNPSLLIHAKAIFNILASETSVPTGHELLDSLVSTGGMKGMLSTILLILCAMIFGGVMIGTGMVSTITHSVTKRLKRSQSIVSATVGTGLMLNACTGDQYLSIILNGNLYRNLYHRNRLEPRLLSRSIEDSTSVTSVLIPWNSCGLTQSSVLGVATLHYLPYCIFNIMSPLITIAIAWVGFRIRKPAYKAIA; this is encoded by the coding sequence ATGAAATCGCATCAACCTTCGCTGGTTGCATCACTCATTCCTATTGCTGCTCTTATTTCCGGATTGGTAGCAGTCATTGTCACAAGCGGAGCTGATGCAGTGCAAAATATGAGCCAACCTATCCTTCTTACCGGAGCGTTGATTGCATTGCTTATAGCGATAGTGTTCTATCGCCGTCCGATGAAGGCATTCCGTATCGGCCTGATGAAAAGTGCGTCACAGATACTGCCCACAGTGCCCATTTTGTTGATGATAGGAACCGTATCGGCCACATGGATGCTTAGCGGAGTTGTGCCTACGCTTATCGACTACGGACTCGTGGCACTTAATCCCAAGATGTTTCTGTTTACCACCTGTGCAGTGTGCGCATTGATTTCGGTGTTGAGCGGAAGCTCCTGGACCACCATAGCAACCATAGGCGTTGCATTCATGGGCATAGGCACCGTGTGGGGCTACAGTCCGGGGTGGATAGCCGGAGCCATAATATCGGGAGCCTATTTCGGCGACAAAATATCACCGTTGTCCGACACTACGGTTCTGGCGTCATCGACCTGTGGCGTAAAGCTGTTTCCCCACATACGTTACATGATGATCACCACAGTACCGGCAATAGTCATAGCACTTGCAGTGTTTGCATTAGTGGGCATATTGACTCCGCCCACCTCGCAGGAGCAGTCGTCGGACATGATGCACTATCTTCATGCCACGTTCAACATAACTCCGTGGACACTCCTCATCCCCTGTGCCACAATACTGTTGCTTGTTATGAAGCTCGGCACCACTACAACACTTGCGCTCAGCACGCTGTTGGGTGTCATAGGCATATTCCTGTTCCAGCCGTCGCTGTTATCGACGATTGAAGGCACCGACAATCCGTCGCTGCTTATCCATGCAAAGGCCATATTCAACATACTTGCATCGGAAACATCAGTCCCCACCGGCCATGAGCTGCTTGACTCGCTTGTGTCGACAGGAGGCATGAAGGGAATGCTTTCAACCATATTACTTATACTGTGTGCAATGATATTCGGAGGTGTAATGATAGGCACCGGAATGGTTTCGACAATCACACATTCGGTGACCAAACGCCTTAAACGCTCCCAGAGCATCGTTTCGGCCACCGTGGGAACGGGACTTATGCTGAATGCCTGCACTGGCGACCAGTATCTTTCCATAATACTTAACGGTAATCTGTACCGCAATCTTTACCACCGCAACCGATTGGAGCCGAGGCTTTTGAGCCGTTCAATCGAGGACTCCACCTCGGTTACATCCGTGCTGATTCCGTGGAACTCATGCGGACTCACTCAGTCGTCGGTTCTCGGAGTCGCCACACTGCATTACCTGCCCTATTGCATATTCAATATAATGAGTCCGCTCATCACAATTGCCATAGCATGGGTAGGGTTCCGCATACGCAAACCTGCATATAAGGCAATAGCATAA
- a CDS encoding sugar O-acetyltransferase translates to MDSLELMRSGCWHNGFTNEIFEALIRAEELCFQYNSLSPRQRDSRHDIMRGLIGRIEEPFDIHSPFHCDFGTNITIGPNFVGNYNLTILDEAQVTIGSNVFIGPNVGIYTVIHALDHRQRNEGIMRSKPVTIGDNVWIGAGVTILPGVTIGERAVIGAGSVVTHDIPAGVLAFGNPCKVVRDISDSDTVSDIKE, encoded by the coding sequence ATGGACAGTCTTGAATTGATGCGTAGCGGATGCTGGCACAACGGGTTTACTAATGAAATATTTGAAGCGCTGATAAGGGCCGAGGAACTATGTTTTCAATACAATTCATTGTCGCCCCGGCAGCGTGACAGCCGTCATGACATCATGCGCGGTCTTATCGGCAGGATTGAGGAGCCCTTCGACATCCACAGTCCGTTTCACTGCGATTTTGGAACAAATATCACCATAGGCCCGAATTTTGTAGGCAACTATAATCTCACAATACTCGACGAAGCTCAGGTTACGATAGGCAGTAACGTGTTCATAGGCCCCAATGTAGGCATATATACGGTGATTCACGCCCTTGATCATCGCCAGCGTAACGAAGGCATAATGCGCTCCAAGCCGGTCACTATAGGCGACAACGTGTGGATTGGCGCAGGGGTTACGATTCTGCCCGGAGTCACTATTGGAGAGCGTGCGGTTATAGGTGCCGGAAGTGTTGTCACTCACGACATTCCTGCAGGTGTGCTCGCTTTCGGCAATCCATGCAAGGTTGTGCGTGACATTTCCGACAGCGACACTGTCAGTGACATAAAAGAGTGA
- a CDS encoding S9 family peptidase produces MKFRYLLLFPLLIPSVAYAVTADDIAPYVYPANAAKAPSAVTYLADGKNCLALADDNTKIVKYDIKSGKEIEVVLDAANTRDNQVKRIAAYELSPDESKILIYEKSTPVYRRSFKAEYYIYEIRHNVLSPLSTEHRTQQSPIWSPDGRMVAFVSDNNIYLRKLDYNTEVAVTTDGRINEVINGVPDWTYEEEFSTNCSMTWAPDNLTLCYLKYNESNVPLYSFPLYQGTCDPMNQYALYPGAYTYKYPVAGEPNSVVTLHSYDVETRKTKNIELSDSRIEYIPRISYALTPERLIVTTLNRAQNRLEMYLVNPKSTVSKSLYVDEVADGWVDESAWEITRYYPDFFVVSSERSGYNHLYQYSYSGAMMRQITSGDYDVTAYYGYDNVQGAHYFQSTINGAINRTVSRLDAKGKLTTIGEAEGSSSAIFSPDMAFYTMSYSNITTPPVYTLNSSKGGMLRVLEDNSDYLSRYPALPQREFFTMTSDGNTLNGMILKPVDFTPSRKYPVIMSQYSGPGSQEVLNRWRMDWDYYFVSQGYIVISVDGRGTGGRGKAFKDAVYRNLGHYETIDQVNAARYAGNLPYVDGSRIGIYGWSYGGYETLMAASAFDSPYKAAVAVAPVTDWRYYDTVYAERYMLTPRENEDGYNESAPVNHVGSMNCKLLLMHGTADDNVHLMNTLQYVSALQSEGKICDMFLFPNMNHSIYGCNSRSVVYLKMLDFFNNNLK; encoded by the coding sequence ATGAAGTTTAGATACTTATTGCTGTTTCCCCTGTTGATTCCGTCGGTAGCTTATGCCGTGACAGCCGATGACATAGCCCCCTATGTATATCCCGCCAATGCTGCAAAAGCGCCTTCGGCAGTTACATATCTTGCCGATGGAAAAAACTGCCTCGCACTTGCCGATGACAATACCAAAATTGTAAAGTATGACATAAAGTCGGGAAAGGAGATCGAAGTTGTGCTCGATGCCGCAAATACGCGTGACAACCAAGTGAAGCGCATCGCTGCTTATGAACTGAGCCCCGACGAGTCCAAAATATTGATTTACGAAAAGTCGACCCCTGTTTACCGCCGTTCATTCAAGGCCGAGTATTACATATATGAAATACGACATAACGTATTGTCACCCTTGAGCACCGAGCATCGCACACAGCAGTCGCCGATCTGGTCGCCCGACGGCCGCATGGTGGCTTTTGTGAGCGACAATAACATCTACCTGCGCAAGCTCGATTACAATACCGAGGTGGCCGTTACCACCGACGGACGCATTAACGAGGTTATAAATGGTGTTCCCGACTGGACCTATGAGGAGGAATTTTCTACCAACTGCTCTATGACATGGGCTCCCGACAATCTCACGCTTTGTTATCTGAAATACAATGAGAGCAATGTCCCGCTCTATTCGTTTCCTTTATATCAGGGTACTTGCGACCCCATGAATCAATATGCACTGTATCCCGGAGCATATACCTACAAATACCCTGTGGCCGGCGAGCCCAATTCGGTAGTAACGCTCCACAGTTATGATGTGGAAACGCGTAAGACCAAGAACATCGAGCTTTCCGACAGCCGTATCGAGTACATCCCTCGCATAAGCTATGCGCTCACTCCTGAGCGTCTTATTGTGACTACCCTGAACCGTGCCCAGAATCGCTTGGAAATGTATCTGGTCAATCCTAAGTCGACCGTGAGCAAGTCGCTCTATGTCGATGAGGTGGCCGACGGATGGGTCGATGAATCAGCGTGGGAGATTACCCGTTATTATCCTGACTTTTTTGTAGTGTCGTCGGAGCGTTCAGGCTACAATCATCTCTATCAGTACAGCTATTCCGGAGCGATGATGCGCCAGATAACTTCAGGCGACTATGATGTCACGGCTTACTACGGTTACGATAACGTTCAGGGCGCCCATTATTTCCAGTCGACAATCAACGGTGCCATAAATCGCACTGTAAGCCGACTTGACGCTAAGGGCAAACTTACCACGATAGGGGAGGCCGAAGGCAGTTCGTCGGCAATCTTCTCTCCCGACATGGCCTTCTATACGATGTCCTACAGCAACATCACAACTCCTCCGGTTTACACGCTCAACAGCTCTAAAGGAGGCATGCTGAGAGTGCTTGAGGATAATTCCGACTACTTGTCACGTTATCCCGCCTTGCCGCAGCGTGAGTTCTTTACGATGACTTCCGACGGCAATACGTTGAACGGAATGATTTTGAAACCCGTTGATTTCACTCCGTCACGCAAATATCCGGTGATAATGTCGCAGTACAGCGGTCCCGGTTCGCAGGAGGTTCTCAACAGGTGGCGCATGGATTGGGACTATTACTTCGTGTCGCAGGGTTACATCGTGATAAGTGTCGACGGACGCGGAACCGGAGGCCGAGGCAAGGCTTTCAAGGATGCCGTATATCGCAATCTCGGACATTATGAAACTATCGACCAGGTCAACGCAGCGCGTTATGCCGGAAATCTTCCCTATGTCGACGGTTCGCGCATAGGAATATATGGATGGAGTTATGGCGGATATGAAACGCTCATGGCTGCGTCGGCATTCGACAGCCCCTATAAGGCCGCTGTCGCTGTGGCACCGGTAACCGACTGGCGTTACTATGACACGGTATATGCCGAGCGTTACATGCTCACCCCGCGTGAAAATGAGGATGGCTACAACGAGAGCGCTCCCGTGAATCATGTAGGAAGCATGAATTGCAAGCTTCTGCTCATGCACGGCACCGCCGACGACAATGTGCATCTGATGAATACGTTGCAGTATGTTTCGGCTTTGCAGTCCGAGGGCAAGATATGCGACATGTTCCTTTTCCCCAACATGAATCATTCGATTTACGGATGCAATTCACGGAGCGTGGTCTATCTTAAGATGCTTGATTTCTTCAACAATAACTTAAAGTAG
- a CDS encoding PEP/pyruvate-binding domain-containing protein, with protein MNEESVSQLYLKDTAFQDLMQRRIFNVLLVASPYDAFMMEEDGRVEEQLYFEYVALNLSSPPRVTRVSRPSEALDLLAVKRFDLIIMMPGIDLSETFVGAKEIKSRYPDVPIIVLTPFSKEVSRRLAKEDLTAVDYVFSWLGNVDLLLAIIKLLEDKMNADNDINEVGVQLILLVEDSVRFYSSVLPTLYKFLLKQSLIFSTEALNEHEQMLRMRGRPKVMLARDYEEAVALYERYGKNMLGVISDVSFKREGVKDSKAGIKLAKYLRERDPYLPIIMESSEEENAPLVKEFGGAFIDKNSKKFPVDLGNTIMKDFGFGDFIIRDPETGEELLRIHDLKDLQRHIFDIPAKSLLYHASFNDISRWLYSRAMFPIAEVIKNHRFRNIEEAPAVRQLFFDLIVKYRKMKNRGVVAVFRKDRFDHYSNFARIGQGSLGGKGRGLAFIDSIIKKNPICDNYDGVTLTIPRTVVICTDIFDEFMETNNLYPVALSDIPDEKILKYFLQARLPERLIEDFFALFEVVDKPLAIRSSSLLEDSHYQPFAGIYSTYMIPHVDDRYEMLAMLGDAIKSVYASVFYADSKAYMTATSNVIDQEKMAVIIQEVVGKQVGDYYFPSFSGVGRSLNYYPINDEIPEDGVTEVAVGLGKYIVDGGLSLRFSPRHADKVLQTSTLDLALRDTQTKFYALDMKRGVEADFKVDDGFNIAKPRIQDVAQTGALRYMVSTYDFRDQVIRDSDFGEGRRVVTFANILQHKVFPLAEIVDFMLTKGQEEMGRPVEIEFAGVLDVDARGKGSLYWLQIRPIVERKDIVDESILGLPDEKVLLRSNTALGHGNIDNVDTVVYVRPENFSSSNNSLIAREIEKINRNFTERNEGYVLIGPGRWGSSDTALGIPVKWPHISSARLIVESSLKNYRIEPSQGTHFFQNLTSFGVGYFTIDPSSNDGIYDVDFLNGCDAVYESDFIRIVKFPAPLTIGINGRKGSGVVVKPEVNTSI; from the coding sequence ATGAATGAGGAAAGTGTAAGCCAATTATATCTGAAAGATACTGCATTTCAGGACCTTATGCAGAGGCGCATATTCAACGTGCTTCTTGTTGCTTCGCCTTACGACGCTTTCATGATGGAAGAGGACGGGCGTGTTGAGGAACAACTCTATTTTGAATACGTGGCGCTGAATCTTAGCTCGCCTCCGCGAGTCACTCGTGTTTCTCGGCCGTCGGAAGCTCTCGACCTTCTTGCCGTGAAGCGATTTGACTTGATAATAATGATGCCGGGAATCGACCTTAGTGAAACTTTTGTCGGAGCCAAGGAGATTAAGTCACGCTATCCCGATGTTCCCATAATCGTTCTCACGCCATTCTCCAAGGAGGTGTCGCGACGACTTGCCAAAGAGGATTTGACGGCTGTCGACTATGTGTTCAGCTGGCTGGGAAATGTCGACCTGCTGCTTGCTATAATCAAGCTGCTTGAGGACAAGATGAATGCCGACAACGACATAAACGAAGTGGGAGTGCAGCTCATCTTGCTTGTCGAGGACTCGGTCAGGTTCTATTCGTCGGTATTGCCCACGCTTTATAAGTTCCTGCTTAAGCAGTCGCTTATATTCTCCACCGAGGCGCTCAATGAGCATGAGCAGATGCTGCGCATGCGCGGCCGTCCAAAAGTTATGCTTGCGCGTGACTACGAGGAGGCCGTGGCTCTCTATGAGCGTTACGGCAAGAATATGCTCGGTGTCATCTCCGATGTGTCGTTCAAGCGTGAAGGCGTTAAGGATTCAAAGGCCGGTATCAAGCTCGCCAAATATCTGCGTGAGCGTGACCCTTATCTGCCCATAATAATGGAATCGTCGGAGGAGGAAAACGCACCTCTGGTAAAGGAATTCGGCGGCGCTTTCATTGACAAGAATTCCAAGAAATTCCCTGTCGACCTGGGAAATACCATAATGAAGGACTTTGGATTCGGTGACTTCATAATCCGTGACCCTGAAACGGGCGAGGAGTTGCTGCGCATCCATGACCTGAAGGACCTCCAGCGTCACATCTTTGACATTCCGGCCAAGTCGTTGCTCTACCATGCTTCGTTCAACGACATTTCACGATGGCTCTATTCGCGTGCCATGTTCCCGATAGCCGAGGTGATCAAGAATCATCGCTTCCGTAACATCGAGGAGGCGCCGGCTGTGCGTCAGCTATTCTTTGACCTGATTGTCAAGTATCGAAAGATGAAGAATCGTGGAGTTGTGGCTGTGTTCCGCAAGGACCGATTTGACCACTATTCCAACTTTGCAAGAATAGGGCAGGGGTCGCTTGGAGGAAAAGGCCGCGGCCTTGCTTTCATTGACTCGATAATAAAGAAGAATCCTATATGCGACAACTATGACGGCGTTACGTTAACAATTCCGCGCACTGTCGTTATATGTACCGACATATTCGATGAGTTCATGGAAACCAACAACCTCTATCCTGTTGCGTTGTCCGACATTCCTGACGAGAAGATTCTTAAATACTTCCTTCAGGCTCGTCTGCCCGAGCGTCTGATTGAGGATTTCTTCGCGCTGTTTGAGGTTGTCGACAAGCCTCTTGCCATTCGTAGCTCGAGCTTGCTTGAGGACTCTCATTATCAGCCTTTTGCTGGAATCTATTCGACCTACATGATTCCTCATGTCGACGACCGTTACGAGATGCTCGCTATGCTCGGCGATGCAATAAAGAGCGTGTATGCATCGGTGTTCTATGCCGACAGCAAAGCCTATATGACGGCGACGAGCAATGTCATCGACCAGGAGAAGATGGCCGTTATCATACAGGAGGTGGTGGGAAAACAGGTGGGCGACTACTATTTCCCCTCGTTCTCGGGTGTGGGACGCTCGCTTAACTACTATCCCATTAACGATGAAATTCCCGAGGACGGCGTTACTGAAGTGGCCGTCGGACTGGGTAAATATATTGTCGACGGTGGCCTGAGCCTCAGATTTTCGCCGCGTCACGCCGACAAGGTGTTGCAGACTTCGACCCTCGACCTTGCGTTACGTGACACTCAGACCAAGTTCTACGCTCTTGACATGAAGCGTGGCGTCGAAGCCGACTTCAAGGTTGACGACGGGTTCAATATCGCAAAGCCGCGCATACAGGATGTGGCTCAGACCGGAGCCCTTCGCTACATGGTGTCAACCTACGATTTCCGTGATCAGGTGATTCGTGACAGCGATTTCGGTGAGGGCCGTCGTGTGGTGACATTTGCCAACATCCTTCAGCACAAGGTGTTCCCACTTGCTGAGATTGTCGATTTCATGCTCACTAAAGGACAGGAAGAGATGGGACGTCCGGTCGAGATAGAATTTGCCGGAGTGCTTGATGTCGATGCCCGGGGCAAGGGCTCGCTGTATTGGCTTCAGATAAGGCCTATCGTTGAGCGTAAGGATATCGTGGATGAGAGCATTCTCGGACTTCCCGATGAGAAAGTGCTGCTAAGAAGTAACACGGCGTTGGGTCACGGCAACATCGACAATGTGGATACGGTGGTGTATGTAAGACCCGAAAACTTCTCATCGTCAAATAATTCTCTGATAGCACGTGAAATTGAAAAAATAAATCGTAACTTTACGGAGCGTAACGAAGGCTATGTCCTCATTGGTCCCGGACGATGGGGCTCAAGCGACACTGCTCTCGGCATACCGGTTAAATGGCCTCACATTTCATCGGCGCGTCTTATTGTAGAGTCATCGCTTAAGAACTATCGCATAGAACCGAGCCAGGGAACTCATTTCTTCCAAAACCTGACATCGTTCGGTGTCGGCTACTTTACGATCGACCCGTCGTCCAACGACGGTATATATGATGTCGATTTCCTCAACGGTTGTGATGCCGTTTATGAAAGCGACTTCATCAGGATAGTGAAGTTCCCGGCTCCGCTTACAATCGGCATTAATGGCCGTAAAGGCTCCGGAGTTGTTGTGAAGCCTGAAGTTAACACTTCGATATAG